The Opitutaceae bacterium genome window below encodes:
- the uxuA gene encoding mannonate dehydratase: MRWFGPADSVSLEEIRQTGATAVFSSLHEIPCGEAWSADAIEKRRAAIAAAGLEWRVVESLPVHESIKTRTGGYERHIENYTASLRSLGAAGVSVVVYNFMPVLDWVRTDLHHRLPDGAESLLYDPVKFAAFDLFALSRPGAESSFTGEQVDKARVFWEGLSDADREAFTRQTLNLFPGVQLNLDIGDLRALLEPYAQIDAARLRENLRHFLNAVAPVAEEAGVRLAIHPDDPPFSVLGLPRIVSTEHDLAEIIAMDPSPAHGICYCSGSLGVRADNDLAGIVKRFGPRIHAVHLRSVEVRENGVFMEATHLGGGVDMYEIVRALLEEQAVRQREGRADWQLAFRPDHGHVMLDDFKRPAPACPGYPLIGRLRGLSELRGLQFGISRGLVDY, translated from the coding sequence ATGCGCTGGTTCGGGCCGGCGGACAGCGTCAGCCTCGAGGAGATCAGGCAGACGGGCGCAACGGCGGTGTTCTCCTCGCTGCACGAGATCCCCTGTGGCGAGGCGTGGAGCGCGGACGCGATCGAGAAGCGCCGGGCGGCGATCGCCGCCGCGGGCCTGGAGTGGCGGGTTGTGGAGTCGCTTCCGGTTCATGAGTCGATCAAGACGCGCACCGGCGGGTATGAGCGTCACATCGAGAACTACACAGCCAGCCTGCGCAGCCTTGGGGCCGCCGGTGTTTCCGTGGTCGTGTACAATTTCATGCCGGTGCTCGACTGGGTGCGCACGGATCTGCATCACCGGTTGCCGGACGGTGCGGAGTCTCTGCTCTACGATCCGGTGAAGTTCGCCGCCTTCGATCTTTTCGCGCTGAGCAGGCCGGGCGCGGAGTCCTCGTTCACCGGCGAGCAGGTCGATAAGGCCAGGGTTTTCTGGGAGGGGCTGAGTGATGCGGACCGGGAGGCGTTCACGCGGCAGACGCTCAATCTTTTTCCCGGCGTGCAGCTCAACCTGGACATCGGGGACCTGCGGGCCCTGCTGGAACCCTACGCGCAGATCGATGCAGCCCGGCTGAGGGAGAATCTGAGACACTTCCTGAATGCGGTGGCTCCGGTCGCCGAGGAGGCCGGGGTGCGGCTGGCGATTCACCCCGACGACCCGCCGTTTTCGGTCCTAGGCCTGCCGCGCATTGTTTCCACCGAGCATGACCTGGCGGAGATCATTGCGATGGATCCGTCACCGGCGCACGGCATCTGCTACTGCTCGGGTTCGCTGGGCGTGCGTGCGGACAATGACCTAGCCGGGATCGTGAAGCGATTTGGTCCGCGCATCCACGCCGTTCACCTGCGCAGCGTCGAGGTGCGGGAGAACGGGGTTTTTATGGAGGCGACCCATCTGGGTGGCGGCGTGGACATGTATGAGATTGTGCGTGCGCTGCTGGAGGAGCAGGCCGTCCGGCAGCGCGAGGGCCGCGCCGACTGGCAGCTGGCTTTCCGGCCGGACCACGGCCATGTGATGCTCGACGATTTCAAGCGCCCGGCCCCGGCGTGCCCCGGATATCCGCTGATCGGGCGCCTCCGCGGGTTGTCCGAACTGCGCGGACTGCAGTTCGGCATCTCACGCGGACTTGTCGATTACTGA